A region from the Medicago truncatula cultivar Jemalong A17 chromosome 6, MtrunA17r5.0-ANR, whole genome shotgun sequence genome encodes:
- the LOC120580812 gene encoding albumin-2: MSASVIGAAFRSSRPYECYLFVKERYVILDYYTLRKDLISGPVDIDAGFPMFSKTIFKRGIDSSFETEGNVAYFFSKSQCVKTDYAPRSGPAAARIVIGPIEIVEMFPSLVTTPFANGIDAAWRLPGSKHAVLLKGNMCGILDVNNNYIYQVQNITNCYPIFVDTVFEEGIDAAFCAHGGNEIFIFKGEHCARVNLSGQFIGGIKRINEDWPTLHGII, from the coding sequence ATGTCAGCTAGTGTCATTGGCGCTGCATTCCGTTCATCCAGGCCATATGAATGTTACCTTTTCGTGAAAGAAAGGTATGTGATTTTAGATTATTATACTTTAAGGAAAGATCTTATCAGTGGTCCGGTTGATATTGATGCAGGATTTCCAATGTTTtccaaaacaatatttaaaaggGGAATAGATTCTTCATTTGAAACCGAAGGCAATGTTGCATACTTTTTCTCTAAAAGTCAATGTGTCAAAACAGATTATGCTCCACGTTCTGGTCCTGCAGCTGCCAGAATAGTTATAGGTCCGATTGAAATTGTTGAGATGTTTCCTTCTCTCGTGACAACACCGTTTGCAAATGGAATAGATGCGGCATGGAGGTTACCCGGTTCGAAACATGCTGTTTTATTGAAAGGAAATATGTGCGGTATTTTAGACGTtaacaacaattatatttatcaGGTTCAAAACATTACCAATTGTTATCCGATATTTGTCGATACAGTCTTTGAAGAGGGTATTGATGCAGCTTTTTGTGCTCATGGTGGGaatgaaattttcattttcaaaggaGAACATTGTGCACGTGTTAATCTTTCCGGTCAATTTATTGGTGGTATCAAACGAATCAATGAAGATTGGCCCACTCTTCATGGCATAATATAA